From the Nitrospira sp. genome, the window CTTCGTTGATACACGAAGCATGAAACTGGCGATTCTTCCAAGTCCCATACGCCACGTTCACAAGCCATTCAACATTGAGAGGCATGGTGTCGTTCTCCCTTGGAATCAACCTCAATGGGTTGCTTGTCGGACGCAATGCAGGTTGCGGCTCCGGATCTCCTAGCCTCATCGCGAGGTCGATCAGCACGCCTTCGCGTAACCCTAGATCGCTGACCAGCACGCTCTGTCGTCCAAGCGCCTCCATAATCGTCCGAATAATAATCGCGCCGGCGGCGATGACTTCTTCACGGTTCCGTTCCAACCCCGGCAGACCTACTCGCTCAGCCTTGGTTCTACTGAGTAGGATGTGTTCAAGTTCTCGAATCGTCTTCAGTTCGAGCACATAGTTGTGGATTCTGGATGGTTCGTACGTCGAAAGCTTCTGGGCCATGGCAGCGAGACTGGTAATCGTACCAGCGGTGCCAACGAACGTCGATTGCCAATAATCGCCCATGTCTGCAACGGCTGCTTTGGTTTCTCGTGCAACCCATTCCCTTGCTTGTCGTACTTCCTCATCAGTCGGAGGATCGTGGCTCAACATGCGCTCACACAGGCGGACGACTCCGATATCGATCGATCGCATGATGGGCTTTTGTCCTGGGCGATCGAAGATGAACTCGGTACTTCCGCCACCGATGTCCACTGCGAGGATGTCTGTCACATCACCCGGTAAACCGGAGCGAATGCCAAGCAAGGTCCGCCGCGCTTCTTTCTCACCTGAAATGACCTCAACAGCGAACCCGGTTTCTCGCTCGACACGTTCAAGAAACTCATCTCGATTCGCTGCATCACGCACCGCGCTTGTCGCTACGACTGCGGATGCTTCGATATGATAGCCGTCGATGACCTTCCGCCATTCTTGTAGACAGTGAATGACCCGATCCACTGCGGCTGGACTCAGGCGCTTGGTCTGATCAACTCCTTCGCCGAGGTGGAGAATGCGCCTATCAGATCGGACTTCTTGAAAAAATTGTCCAGGAGCCAGATCCGCAATCAACAAACGACAGGTGAGGGTACCGATATCGATACCGGCAAATCGTCGCGCGTGCTGACGAGGCTCGGTCATTGCTCGTTCCGAATGTCTTCCATGTCGGCTTCCAGTTTCTTTCGCGACTCCTTGAGTACCCCAACCTCCTTGACGAGACGCACGATCTCAGCGTCATACACGACCCGCTCGGCCGTTTCGCCCCGCTCCTTCATGTCGATTGCTCGCTCGCCGATGTCTTTGTATAGATCTGACAGTTGCTGGTTGAGCTTGCGGAGCTCCAGCCTCATGCGGAGCAATTCCGTCTCCTCTAATGCACGACCGGCAGCATGGACGGTCCCCAGGCGCAGCGTGGCAACCCCGGCTCGCAAGTCATCTTTTAATCGCTGGAGAAATCCCATCGGTGTCCTAGCTTATCGATCCAAGTTCGAGCTTCTTCTCCCATTTCCTCAGCATCGCGTCACGCAACCCTTGATGGGCCGGCTCTTTCAATCCTGGGTCGGATTTCAACAGCGCAAACGCTTCCTGCCTGGCCTGCTGCAGCAGGTCACCGTCTCGCACCAGATTCGCCACGCGAAACTCCGGCATCCCCCATTGGCGCAACCCAAAAAACTCTCCAGGGCCTCTGATCCGCAAATCCTCCTCGGCGATGACAAATCCATCGTTTGACCGGACAAGCGCTTCTATGCGCTCCCTTGCCGAAGACAGGGACTCTCCACTTCCCATGGAACGTCTTCTCAGCTGTGCTCTCCCCACCGTCAGATTCTGAGTCATCAAGAGGCAATAGGATTGCTGGTCGCTCCGCCCCACGCGTCCGCGCAACTGGTGCAGTTGCGCGAGGCCAAACCGCTCGGCATGTTCGATCAAGATGATTGTCGCATTCGACACATCGACTCCGACTTCGATCACCGTGGTCGCGACCAACACCTGGATCGTTCCAGCCTTAAAGTCGGCCATCACCGTTTCTTTTTCGGTCGCTTTCATGCGACCATGCAGCAGTCCGACACGGAACTCGGCAAATTCCCCGTTCTGTAACTGCTCAGCGCCCTGAATCGCGGCCTGGAGGTCGGTCTTTTCCGATTCTTCCACCAGTGGATAGACCACATAGGCTTGTCTTTCGGCACGCAATTCATCGCGCACAATGTGATAGGCTCGCCGCCGCTGCCCTTCATTGAAAAGCAACGTGCGCACCGGCTTGCGTCCTGGCGGCAGGACATCGATCACCGATACATCGAGATCGCCATACACCGTCATGGCCAATGTCCGAGGAATGGGCGTGGCCGTCAAGACAAGCACGTCCGGGTTGTAGCCTTTGTCGATCAATGTCTTTCGCTGCAGGACACCGAACTTGTGCTGCTCATCAACCACCGCCAATCCCAAGTTCTTGAACCGCACCCCCTGTTGAGTCAGGGCATGAGTTCCGATTGCCACCTGAATGTCGCCCGACGCCAGCCGTTCAGCCTGTGTCTTTTTCACCGAAGCTTTCTCTCCCCCGCGCACAAGAATCGTGCGAAGTCCAAGAGCCTCCAACGTTCTAGAAAGATTTCGATGGTGCTGTTCCGCTAGAATCTCGGTCGGCGCCATCAGCGCGGCCTGATAGCCTGAACCACAGGCCATTACCAGCGCATGCAAGGCGACTGCCGTCTTTCCGGACCCCACATCGCCCTGTACCAGGCGATTCATGGGATGCGACGAAATCATGTCCCGAAATATTTCGCGAACGACTCGATCCTGTGCCGCCGTGAGACGAAACGGCAAGAGACGGCCGAGCTGTTGTAAGAGAGCTGTCCGTGGATTGAACCGCAGTTCCTTCGGCTCTTCCTGTACCGATCGATGTCTGGTCGCTAAGGCCAATTGGAGAAGAAGCAGTTCTTGGAACGCCAATCGTCGATGCGCCGGCGTCTTCCCTCGCTCAAGGAGCTGGAGGTCGGTGCCGGTTTTTGGGAAATGCACATCGTGCAAGGCTTCATGGATCGAGATCAGCCGCCGCCGCATCCGAAGAGGCACAGGCAAGTCCTCAACGATCTCAATCCCATGGTCCATCAACAGAGTCTTCACCAACATTCGCATCTGACGAGAGGTCCATCCTTTCGACTCGTGATAGATCGGAACGATTCGACCGACATGCACCGTCGATTCGGTACCTTCCCCGATGATTTCGTATTGCGCCACATCCATTCGCGGAACTATCCATCCCTGTTGCCCTGGAAGCACCCGCCCGCTCATCATCACGCGAGTCCCGACCGTAAGAATCTCCTCCAAATACGGTTGATTGAAGAACACCACCTGCATTCGACCGGACTGATCTTCGATGCCGACTTCCATGACGCTCAATCGCCGATGTCTTGTCCGCTTCGCCTTGCATGTTCCGATCACCCCACAAATCGAGGCGATCATCCCCGGGACGAGATTTCCGATCGGTGTCATGACCGATCGGTCCTCATAGCGCCACGGGATGGTCCAGAGGACATCCTCCACTGTCGTGATATGCAATCGCTGCAAGACATGGGTGCGCTTCGGCCCGACGCCTTTGACGAATCTGATCGGAAGATTCCAGAGATCGGATCTGCCGGCACCCGTCATTTCAGAGTGACCGGGAGGTTGCGCCGGCGAAGCGTTCATCCGAATAGGCTTCGGTTGATCAACCGCTCGAAGCGCCTGAATGAGCACCGCAGCCGCGTGCAATCGTCGACGTTGCTCAGCGAAGGGGAGCGCCGACTGAAAATCGATGAAGAGATCGCGCAATGAAATCAAGCGGGCTTCAATGGCCTTGGGATAGACCTCTTGGCAAAGAGCAGCCAAGACTTGTGAGGAAATATAGGAACTCAGATTTGTGAGGGCCCTGAGGTGGGCGCAATCATCTCGATTCGCAAACTCGATCGGTCGTGCGATGCGATCCAACCACTCCTGAAAAGGCGTGTGTGGACTCGATTCAGTAGGAGTCCGCATATGATCGGATCGTAGCACAGCGTTTCTCACCGCTCAACGCGCCAGTAACCCTCGCATGCGAGCGCACAGCCTGGTTTCACCAGATTGCTTGGTCACATTTGCCTAGGGTGCTACACTCGACCTCAAGCACACATGTATCGTCGCAACATCAGACATATTCTGATACCGCTTGCAGTCGGCCTAGTTTCGGTGATCGGATACAACCTATTCTTGAGGCCTGTCCCGCCGCTACAGTCGGTGCAGCTCACAGAAACCATCGAGCCGATAGCTTCTCCTCCCGCTCCGCCGCAGCCGAGCTCGTCCGGAGGCGAGGAGAAATCTGTTCGCGTACTCGATCAAAGCGTGGTGCCGCCTAGCCCTCACGAGGGCCTCCTGGAAGCCATTCGCGATGAGATCGAAAAACATAACTTGTCCCTCGCCGAAACGAAACTGAAAGAGCTCCCTTCGGCTGTCCTGTCGGACGCAAACACCAAGCCCTTTGTCGCAACTCTGTGGAACAATCTCGGATTGCATCAGGAACGACTCGATGGCACTCAGCTTTCAGTCAAAGCGTTCAAGCGAGCTGCGGATCTTGACGACTCGAATCCCGTGATCCTCATGAATCTTGCCCATGCCTATTGGGAACAGCGAGACCGCGAACTGAATGCAGAATTCCTGATGAAATTGATGAAGGTAGCCCCCGAGGAACCGTTTCCCCATCTAGCCATGGCCGACTTATTACAAGAACAAGATGAACTGCAGGAAGCCGCGAAACACTTGGATCAAGCAGCCGGCCGAGCAAGGCATGACCCGAAATTGCAGTCATATCTGACCGCCGTCACAACGAAGGTTCGTCGCACTCAGTCGGTTGAATCCCGCATGACTGCGAGAAGCAGTACGCACTTTGTCGTGAAGTTCGATGGTGAGGAAGACCAAAGCACCTGGACCTCAGTCCTGGAGATTCTTGAAGAAGCCTATCGAGAGATTGGACAGAAGTTCGGGCATTTCCCCTCGAAACCAATCATGGTCGTCCTCCATGCAAAGGATTCGTTTCAACAGGCGACCGGAGGCCCGGCTTGGGCCGATGGCCTCTATGACGCGACTCTTGGACGCATCCAGATTCCCACTCAAGGGGCGACCACGGATCGGAAGTGGTTGGCAAGCGTGCTCCGTCACGAGTATGTCCACGCTCTGCTCCACGATCGTTTGGCAGCAAGCGGCGGGGCGATGCCGACCTGGTTGAACGAAGGCCTTGCTATGCAGTTAGCCGGAGATGCATGGCCAGAGCTTGATCAGGCCATGCAGGGAGATCTGAAGGTCATTCCTTTAACCTATCTGGAAGGCTCGTGGGGTGCATTGTCGGCCAGTACGTCGACAGTGGCTTACTTAGAGGCTAATTCGGCAACCGGTTACTTGATTGAGCGATGGGGGATGGTCGGCGTCGATGAATTGCTGAAGGCTTTACAAGCCAAGTCGACCATGGCTGCTGCACTTCAGAACAAGCTGTTTGTCTCCTACGATCAGTTCCACCAACAGTGGCTCGAGAGCTTCGAGCGAAGCCGGTCGTAACTATCTTCTGCTTAGATTGATCCCGCTGCGGACGCTTCTTGCGGTAGATCGGGCCAGGCGGGAAGTATATCGGCCTGATCGCCATGCGACTGCGCAGCCTCTTCATCGGTTCCCAATTGAGAGAGCTGATCTTCCCACAGCACTTTCTTTCCGCTGGGATCATACATGCGAATTCTGAAGTTGAAGGTGTGGGAATTCGCGGGTAGAATGCTGTCCGGCTGGATTGATCGACTCGCAATCGGCTGAGCTCGCGGAATTCGTGTACGGACGGTCGTAAACTCGTCCTCCCACACAAGCACGCCTGTCGCCGCGTCCATTGCGCGCAATAAAAACACCGGCTGTTCCGTAGTCGCTTCAACAAATTGTACCCAGGTAACGTTTGCTCGCCGCGGCAGTGCGACTGATACGGCCTTTCCCCCTGCCTTCCAGTCGGGTTGCACAAGATTGAGGCGGCCTTCCCATTGGAACACTCCAGTATTTGCATCGTATACCCGCAGCACGAAATTGGAGAGATCGGTTGCGCCACGGCCGACTCCACCCGCAAAAATCCGAGGCCCGCGGTTCGATGTCGCACCATCGCTTTCCTTGACGGCTAGTTCATAGATTTCATTGGACAAGATGTCGCCCGATTCAGCGTCATACACCTTAACCGCGATCGTTGAGACGGTGCCGATTTGGTACCCGAACCCTGCAGCTACAATCTCCCGCTTGTCTTCTGTCCCGATTTCGCCCCACGCATGGCCGATAGAAAATGAGAGACACAAGGCGAGTGAGACGATCCAGCTCAGAATCTGCGAGGAGTTATGGTAATCACGGCCCCGCAGTTGATCCGTCACATGGACTAGACCGGAAAAACTCGGCAACAGGTCCCATCTGCGTAACATAAACCCTCCTCAAAAGTTGAACGCATTCTGAAAGAGGGTTGGTCGTTCGTAAATTCCTCGCTGTAGGAAGAATCCCCTCGGAGGAGGGGGCTCGAAGAAGAAAGGAACCGCTTACGTCAGTTCTGCCGACGGAGGGGCGCGGTTTGACCAAACCATCGATACCGATGACGTGCAGTCACGCGATAACCCCATTCGGTCAGCCGCTTGGCAGGGGGGAACCGTAACCACCACAGGAGAAGCCTCCCACTTGGGAGGTCGGGGACAAGCGGGAGAAATGCGTCGAGCCCCTGGAGCACTTCTCCTGAGGGTTGAATCAGAAAAGCCGCATCAGGACGGCCAGAACGATAGTTCGGCCCCAAAATCCTCTTTG encodes:
- a CDS encoding sugar-transfer associated ATP-grasp domain-containing protein, translating into MTEPRQHARRFAGIDIGTLTCRLLIADLAPGQFFQEVRSDRRILHLGEGVDQTKRLSPAAVDRVIHCLQEWRKVIDGYHIEASAVVATSAVRDAANRDEFLERVERETGFAVEVISGEKEARRTLLGIRSGLPGDVTDILAVDIGGGSTEFIFDRPGQKPIMRSIDIGVVRLCERMLSHDPPTDEEVRQAREWVARETKAAVADMGDYWQSTFVGTAGTITSLAAMAQKLSTYEPSRIHNYVLELKTIRELEHILLSRTKAERVGLPGLERNREEVIAAGAIIIRTIMEALGRQSVLVSDLGLREGVLIDLAMRLGDPEPQPALRPTSNPLRLIPRENDTMPLNVEWLVNVAYGTWKNRQFHASCINEATTGLKNLEGYRGKTDGHTLKSCDEYAMDVLGHRRYAPWLYLYAAVTGKFKKGWIPDNYFGAVVIPKWQGAYGKIDELRPMNTLMFQSQAFPDLLSYMNGFFFDTTYRPVSPESVKDLLFKDHDHVVFKLNRSMRGRGVHIFDAQSFTVEQVKKLGNGLFQSFIDQHAAMAQFAPASVATIRLTTVVEENGTVSVRACNLRLGSGADTHVQSKSQILVSIDLKSGAFGDVGYTSDWHELRAHSTSHVPFAGNIVPAFKACTQTVTELHKKVLYVRCIGWDVAVDRENHVRVMEWNGGYPGLKFNEATQGPCFADLGWERLRNERAR
- a CDS encoding DUF393 domain-containing protein, which encodes MEIKEQIPGRSSTQVRLLIYDGECRLCVSTKQKLEALRVVQAESDVRFLAYQSEEAKRILGPNYRSGRPDAAFLIQPSGEVLQGLDAFLPLVPDLPSGRLLLWWLRFPPAKRLTEWGYRVTARHRYRWFGQTAPLRRQN
- the recG gene encoding ATP-dependent DNA helicase RecG, with product MRTPTESSPHTPFQEWLDRIARPIEFANRDDCAHLRALTNLSSYISSQVLAALCQEVYPKAIEARLISLRDLFIDFQSALPFAEQRRRLHAAAVLIQALRAVDQPKPIRMNASPAQPPGHSEMTGAGRSDLWNLPIRFVKGVGPKRTHVLQRLHITTVEDVLWTIPWRYEDRSVMTPIGNLVPGMIASICGVIGTCKAKRTRHRRLSVMEVGIEDQSGRMQVVFFNQPYLEEILTVGTRVMMSGRVLPGQQGWIVPRMDVAQYEIIGEGTESTVHVGRIVPIYHESKGWTSRQMRMLVKTLLMDHGIEIVEDLPVPLRMRRRLISIHEALHDVHFPKTGTDLQLLERGKTPAHRRLAFQELLLLQLALATRHRSVQEEPKELRFNPRTALLQQLGRLLPFRLTAAQDRVVREIFRDMISSHPMNRLVQGDVGSGKTAVALHALVMACGSGYQAALMAPTEILAEQHHRNLSRTLEALGLRTILVRGGEKASVKKTQAERLASGDIQVAIGTHALTQQGVRFKNLGLAVVDEQHKFGVLQRKTLIDKGYNPDVLVLTATPIPRTLAMTVYGDLDVSVIDVLPPGRKPVRTLLFNEGQRRRAYHIVRDELRAERQAYVVYPLVEESEKTDLQAAIQGAEQLQNGEFAEFRVGLLHGRMKATEKETVMADFKAGTIQVLVATTVIEVGVDVSNATIILIEHAERFGLAQLHQLRGRVGRSDQQSYCLLMTQNLTVGRAQLRRRSMGSGESLSSARERIEALVRSNDGFVIAEEDLRIRGPGEFFGLRQWGMPEFRVANLVRDGDLLQQARQEAFALLKSDPGLKEPAHQGLRDAMLRKWEKKLELGSIS